CCTCTTGCCGCTACATACCCTCTAGTTACAGCACTTCTTAGCGTTTTATTCCTTGGAGAAGCACTAACCTTTAGCCGCATTATTGGCATTGCGCTAATCTGTACCGGTATTTTTCTGGTAAAATAAAATTATGCGCGAAAAAATAAATTATTCAGTTATTGTTGTTGGCGGCGGGCATGCCGGCGCCGAAGCCGCACTTGCTTGCGCAAGAATGGGCCTTAAAACTTTGCTTATAACAATGCGGCTTGATAAAATTGCCGCAATGTCTTGCAACCCGGCAATTGGCGGAATTGCAAAAGGCCAAATTGTACGCGAGTTAGATGCCATGGGCGGCGAGATGGCAAAAGTAACCGACGAGGCAGGCCTGCAATTTAGAATGCTCAACCTTTCAAAAGGCCCGGCAGTGTGGTCGCCAAGAGCTCAATGCGACAAAAAACTATACCACCAATTAATGCGCTCTGTTTTGGAAACTCAGGAAAACCTTGATTTGCTTGAAGCGGAAGTTAGTGAAGTTATTGAAAGCAAGCGTAAAGTTATTGGAGTTAAAACTATCGATGGCTCAACTTATAATTCAGATGCAGTAATAATTACAACTGGAACTTTCCTTAAAGGTGTTTTACACACCGGCTTAAAAAGTTCCTCTGGCGGTAGAATAAATGAAAAATCTTCGGAGTTTTTATCGGACTCACTTAAAAAACTTGGCTTTGAAGTTGGTAGGCTTAAAACAGGCACACCGGCAAGGTTAGATTCTGCAAGCGTTGATTTTTCAAAAATGTCCGCACAACATGGGGATGAACCGCCAATTCCTTTTTCCCACTTTACCAATAAACTAATTTGGCAAAAAAATAAAAAACAACTCCCGTGTTATCTAACATATACAAATGAAACAACACATCAACATATCAAAAATAATTTAGATCGTTCACCACTTTATAGCGGCAAAATTAAAAGCATCGGGCCCCGTTACTGCCCCTCAATAGAAGATAAAGTTATACGCTTTTCCGAGCGCGACCGCCATCAGGTATTTTTAGAGCCCGAAGGTTATAACTCAAACTGGCTTTATGCAAACGGAATATCTACAAGCTTGCCAGAAGATGTTCAAGATAATATTGTTCATTCAATTGAGGGATTAGAAAATGCAAAAATCCTTCGCTATGGTTATGCCATAGAGTACGATTACTGTCCGCCAACACAGCTAACCCAGACACTTGAAACAAAAAACATTGAAGGGCTATACTTTGCCGGCCAGATAAACGGCACAACTGGTTACGAAGAAGCAGCTGCACAGGGTTTTATGGCTGGGGTAAATGCTTCACTTAAAATTCAAAACAAAGAACCTCTCACATTAAGCAGACAAGAAGCATATATAGGCGTTATGATTGATGATCTTGTTACAAAAGGCGTAGATGAACCATACCGAATGTTTACCTCGCGTGCTGAACATCGGCTTTATTTAAGAAACGACAATGCCGATTTGCGCCTAATGGAATATGGCCATAAAATAGAGCTTATAAATTCAGAAATCTATGAAAAATTCCTGCTCTATAAAGCTTCGGTTGAAGGTTTGCTTAAAGCAAAAAAGAACATAAAACCAGAACTCCCGTGCAATGAAGAGCTTTACCCATGGGATAAAGAAGCTGTTACATTTCAGGCAGAAGTTACAAAAAAATATGGCGGCTATATTGCACGGCAAAACCAGTTTGCCGCAAAACTTGGCAAAGAAACCAATAAAAAGATACCAGATAATTTCGACTACGACAAAGTAATATCTTTGCTTGCAGAAGCTCGTCAGAAATTTAAAAAAATAATGCCAAAAACAATTGGCCAGGCGCTTAGAATTCCGGGTATATCACCGTCAGACATAGCGGTAATACTAATTCACCTAAAAGGTAAAAAATAAATGGATATTCAACAACAGTTATTAGAAAAGTTTAAAAACTTTATAGAGAACTATATTGACGAGCTTAAAGTTGAACAACAAGACCAGCTAATGCGTTTTTTACAATTACTAACAGAAACTAACTTAATACACAATTTAGTTTCTTTTAAAACATTTGAAGAACTTGTTTTTAGGCACGCTGCCGACTCACTCTGTGCCCTGCCTATAATAAATAGAATTATTAAAGAAAAAAATATAGCTGCGCCTTCAATTGTAGATGTTGGCTCGGGTGGAGGATTTCCCGCAATACCACTTAAAATATTTTTACCTCAAAGCAGATTTTTGCTTGTTGAATCAGTTGGTAAAAAATGTGTATTTTTAAAAGAGGCATCTGCGGCACTTGGCTTTGAAAATTTCAGGGTAGAAAATATAAGAGCAGAAGAAATTGGAAGGGCAAGTGATTGCAGAGAGAAGTTTGACTTTGCTACATCTCGCGCACTAAGCGGATTTAATTCAAACTTAGAATTTATATCCCCATTTGTAAAACCAGGTGGACTTTGCATTATTTATAAGTCAGACAAATACAAAGATGAACTAATAAACGCAGAAAATGCACTAAGAAAACTTAACCTAAAACTTTTAGAAATTTTCTCCTATGAAATTCCATTAGAAACCGAAACAAAAAAATTCAACCTACTTGTACTTGAAAAAACTGGCCACACACAAAACACTTACCCCCGCCGCACTGGCATACCAGAAAAAAACCCTCTTTAGGCAAGCATTTTATAGCTGTCATCCCCGTCAGCCCAAGGCTGACCCTCCTTGAGCGGGCAGGCCGAAGGTCCCGCCAAAGGCGGTGAGGCAGAATAGCGCCGCGACTTAAATCAAATTTATATATCTACTTTTGCTTGTTTTCCGATGAAGTGGCAAATAAATTCTCTACGCTTAATAATTCTTTGCCTTTTTCAAATATTGGGTCGGCTTCAAAGCGCTTTTTTATTGCGCCGTTGTTTAAGTAGTTATTTAGGGAAAGCAGTATCATTCCCTGGTCTAACGATAAATACTTATAGGCAACCTTTTTTGTCATTGGATCTAACGCATCATAAAAACCGTACTCGCCGTATGCATCCCAGCCATCAAGCATTTTGCGTATGTTTTTTATTGCTTCTTTTGGCGCAAACTCTAACGCTAAAAATGAGGCATGCGGCGTTATGGCGCCTGGTTTATAGCCAAGCGTGCCAAGTGGTTTTACACCAAACTCGCTATAGCCGCCTTTTGGGTCGGACGACGGGCTCATTCCCCAAACTGGGTACTTTAAATAATTTAGTGTGTAATCAATTGTGGCATCTACATAATTTTGGTCGTTTAAGCCAAGCCCTTTAGGCGCATATTTTTTTTCGTCTAAAAACAATGTTGGCATTAGTGCTTCAAATACTGAACCGCCCCATGATGGAATATATTTATACACTTTGCCTTGAGCATTTTTCCACTCATACCAGCCAGCATAATATTGTACACCTTTATAATTTTTAAGCTCACGGTGTTTTGGTTTTTGTGTTGCCCAGTCGTACTCTAAGGGGAATGTTCTTACCATTTTAAACCAGTGGTCTTTTTCAACATCGCCTTTTGCAATTGCTATAAAGCTTGTTAACCGCGGTTCTGTGTAAAATATGCCATAGTGATAATTTACATATTGCCCCATGTTTTCATAAAAGCCGTGCCACATTTGCTGTTCAACATTGTCATAAAAAAAGTTAAAGTTCCCGCGATTTATTAACTCCTCACAAGTTTGCCCAAGCTCAGTTGGAAAGGCATTTTTAACTATGTACATTCCAGCCACAAGCCAACCGCTATCTACCATTGAAATAAAATATTCAGTGCGAGTTCCCCATGTTGTATCGTAATAATTGTAAGGGAAACCATATTTTGATGTGTCCATTGTTTTTACTGTGTTAAGTGTCAACTTTAATCGCTCTATGGCATCTTCTTTTGTAATAAATCCAAAGTCGTAAGCTGAAACAACGCTGCACAAATAAACACCAATGTTTGTTACATTTGTGTAATCACCTATTGAACTGCCTTCGCCCATTGGCTCTTTTTCGTTTAGTGTTATTGTGTCTAAAACAAGACCGTGCTTTTTATCTACTATATTGTCAAAAAATTTCCAAGTATCTTTTGCTATTTCTTTTAGCATTGCGTTATCATCTGCTGGGAATTGTTTTTTTACAATTGTTTGTTTAGGGAAACCGCCTATGCGGGTTGATAAAAACTTCATAAACTCTGTTCCGCTTACAAAGCGAAACTTTCCGCCATCGGCACTGTGTAATTTAAACTCATAAACTCCATTTGATATATAAAGTATTGCTTCTGGATTTTTTGTTAAGTACTCAAGCAGTTTTGCTGGCTCATTTGTGCCTGCCGATTTTTTATTGTAACCGCCTTTTTTATCAGCTGTCCAAAATTCTTTTTTAGTGTATGATGGGTCTTCAAGTAAAATATATTCTTTGTCTTTATTAACTGATGGCGGACGGCAAAATACATCCTCTGTTTTTTCGCCTGTTCTAAGAAATTTAATGTTATCTATATATATTGCACCTTTCTTTTTTGTTACACCGCGGGAATTAAAAGTTATTACAAGTTCATCTAAATCTGAAAGTGCAGAGCGCGGATTGTCCCATATTTTTTGGTTTGTTTTATCGTATAGTCCATTAAAGTAAGAAAGCGGTACTTTGTAAGTTTGCCAATTCTCAGTTATGCCTTTTACCTGATACATTCCGGTAAGTTTTGCCCTGCGCTCAGTTTGATCTTTGTATTTTTTTAACTCTAAAACAAATTCTTGTGTAAAGCCCTCTTTTGCATCTCCTTTTACATCAAAGCAAACAAAATCGTACTTACTGGCATCAAAGTTTATAAGCTTTGTCCAAAAGCCATTCATTGCGCTGGGCCGTTTTGAGTCAACGCTGTAAACAAGTTTCAGCGCTTTTTTTGAGCCGTTTAGGCCATCTATTTTTACAACCTGCTCTTTACAATAAGAATCGGGGTCGTTTTCTTCGTCAAAGTTTTCGTACTTCCATGAACCTCTATCGCCGTTTAGGTAATTTTGCTGACTATAACCCTCATAATCATCAACCATAACCGTTTCTTGTTTTGTTTCGGTTTTAGCTGGGGCCTTTGCGGCAAAACTTACACCATTTAAAAACAATACTACCGATAAAAATAAAGCGATTGTTTTACGCATTTTTTCTCCATTATACAGGTAGCACTATTTGCTTAACTAATACTGCATCCTGTTTTTATTTTTAATAATTTTCCGCCGATGGCTCAAAAAATGCTTTTGGATGCAGGCACGCCGGGCACTGTTCCGGTGGAACTGAGCCTTCGTGCATGTAACCACAATTTCTGCAACGCCATTTTATTGTTTTTTGTTTCTTAAACACTTCTTGTTTTTCAATGTTTGCGGCTAGTTTAAGGTATCTTTGCTCATGACCTCTTTCTGCAACAGATACACTGTTAAAAGCGGAGGCAATATCTTCAAAATCCTCTTCTTTGGCAATAGCAGCAAACTCCGGGTAAAGTTTTGAGTGTTCAAAGTTTTCACCAGCTGCGGCCTCTTTTAGGTTTTGAAGTGTTGTATCAATTATGCCCGCCGGGAAAGCGGCTGTTATTTCCACCATACCACCTTCAAGAAATTTAAAAAACCTTTTAGCGTGTTCTTTTTCGTTATCGGCTGTATCGGCAAATACCGCGGCTATTTGTTCATATCCTTCTTTTTTTGCTTTACCTGCAAAATAAGTGTAGCGGTTTCTTGCCTGCGATTCGCCGGCAAATGCTTTTAAAAGATTTTTTTCGGTTTTTGTGCCTTTTAAACTTTTCATTACTTCCCCCTACTAATTTATTTAAAATTATTTTTATTAACCGTATTTATTTTTAAATTCAGCGTACAAGCAATTAGCTCTTCCAAAGACCATGCAAGTTGCAATATGCTCTTGCAGATATTTTTGCTCCACTAACGCAAAATTCTGCCTCTGGTGCATCACCCGGTTTAAGGAACTTTTTACATACTTTGCCATCTACATTTACCTCTATCCATTCAATAAAGTGCTTCTCTTCCATTGGGTGAGCAATACTGCCGACCTTTACTTTTACACCATTTGAAGTTACCTCAATTACAGGAATGTGCTTTTCCTTTGAAGCTTCAACTGAATTCTCTGTTACAAGTTTCATTGGCTGGCCGCAACAAACAAGCTCTCCGCCGCCCAAATGTAACACTTCAACTATATTACCACACACCTCACACTTGTAAATACCTTTTGCCTGTGTCATTTTTAGCTCCTATTTTCGCCCCGAAATATCTGGGCTTATTTTTTATTAGATTTATTAATTTTCTTGTTTTGTTTTATTAATTCGTTTAATTGTTTTTGCGCGCTTTCTATGTCGGGGCCAAAAGAATACACCTGACCGTACTCATCTACCACAAAATTCGCAGGTATTCCGCGCACACTATAAGCATTTGTAACCTTGTTATCTGCGTCAAATAATAAGGGGTAGTTTAATCGTTGCTTTTCTTTGAATTTTTTTGCTTTATTAATGCTACTGTCTAAATTTATTGCTAATAATTGAAAGTTTTTATCTTTGTTGTTTTCCTGTATTTTTATTAACACCGGCACTTCTTCTACACAAAAGGGACACCAACTGGCACCAAAACTTAAAAGCACGGTTTTACCTTTCAGGTCTGAAAGTGTAAATGTTACACCCTCGGTATCTGAAAGTGTGAAATCAGGTGCGATGCCCTGCGGTGATACCTGGGCACTAAGATTTATAAAACTGCCTGCAATAAAAAACAGCATCAAGGAAACACACACAGTAAATAACTTTTTCATTGTTACACTCTCTCTTCTATTGACACACTACTTTCTATATTTTCGTTACAGCAGGTATTTTTTTGCAAGCTCAAAACCGGCATCAAAACACTTTTTAATTTCATCTGTAGATGGCGCGTATTTAATTTGCAAAAGTGGGTGCGCAATTTCAATGCCGCCCTCAATCATAATTTCTTCTATCTGTTTTACCGACTCGCCGCTCCAACCAAATGAACCAAAAGCCATACCAAGGCGATTTTTAATTTTCATACCTTTTATAAAATCTAAAAATCCAGCCATTGCCGGCAGTATATTATTATCGTGCGTAGAAGAC
This region of Endomicrobiales bacterium genomic DNA includes:
- the mnmG gene encoding tRNA uridine-5-carboxymethylaminomethyl(34) synthesis enzyme MnmG, yielding MREKINYSVIVVGGGHAGAEAALACARMGLKTLLITMRLDKIAAMSCNPAIGGIAKGQIVRELDAMGGEMAKVTDEAGLQFRMLNLSKGPAVWSPRAQCDKKLYHQLMRSVLETQENLDLLEAEVSEVIESKRKVIGVKTIDGSTYNSDAVIITTGTFLKGVLHTGLKSSSGGRINEKSSEFLSDSLKKLGFEVGRLKTGTPARLDSASVDFSKMSAQHGDEPPIPFSHFTNKLIWQKNKKQLPCYLTYTNETTHQHIKNNLDRSPLYSGKIKSIGPRYCPSIEDKVIRFSERDRHQVFLEPEGYNSNWLYANGISTSLPEDVQDNIVHSIEGLENAKILRYGYAIEYDYCPPTQLTQTLETKNIEGLYFAGQINGTTGYEEAAAQGFMAGVNASLKIQNKEPLTLSRQEAYIGVMIDDLVTKGVDEPYRMFTSRAEHRLYLRNDNADLRLMEYGHKIELINSEIYEKFLLYKASVEGLLKAKKNIKPELPCNEELYPWDKEAVTFQAEVTKKYGGYIARQNQFAAKLGKETNKKIPDNFDYDKVISLLAEARQKFKKIMPKTIGQALRIPGISPSDIAVILIHLKGKK
- the rsmG gene encoding 16S rRNA (guanine(527)-N(7))-methyltransferase RsmG; amino-acid sequence: MDIQQQLLEKFKNFIENYIDELKVEQQDQLMRFLQLLTETNLIHNLVSFKTFEELVFRHAADSLCALPIINRIIKEKNIAAPSIVDVGSGGGFPAIPLKIFLPQSRFLLVESVGKKCVFLKEASAALGFENFRVENIRAEEIGRASDCREKFDFATSRALSGFNSNLEFISPFVKPGGLCIIYKSDKYKDELINAENALRKLNLKLLEIFSYEIPLETETKKFNLLVLEKTGHTQNTYPRRTGIPEKNPL
- a CDS encoding DUF3131 domain-containing protein; translation: MRKTIALFLSVVLFLNGVSFAAKAPAKTETKQETVMVDDYEGYSQQNYLNGDRGSWKYENFDEENDPDSYCKEQVVKIDGLNGSKKALKLVYSVDSKRPSAMNGFWTKLINFDASKYDFVCFDVKGDAKEGFTQEFVLELKKYKDQTERRAKLTGMYQVKGITENWQTYKVPLSYFNGLYDKTNQKIWDNPRSALSDLDELVITFNSRGVTKKKGAIYIDNIKFLRTGEKTEDVFCRPPSVNKDKEYILLEDPSYTKKEFWTADKKGGYNKKSAGTNEPAKLLEYLTKNPEAILYISNGVYEFKLHSADGGKFRFVSGTEFMKFLSTRIGGFPKQTIVKKQFPADDNAMLKEIAKDTWKFFDNIVDKKHGLVLDTITLNEKEPMGEGSSIGDYTNVTNIGVYLCSVVSAYDFGFITKEDAIERLKLTLNTVKTMDTSKYGFPYNYYDTTWGTRTEYFISMVDSGWLVAGMYIVKNAFPTELGQTCEELINRGNFNFFYDNVEQQMWHGFYENMGQYVNYHYGIFYTEPRLTSFIAIAKGDVEKDHWFKMVRTFPLEYDWATQKPKHRELKNYKGVQYYAGWYEWKNAQGKVYKYIPSWGGSVFEALMPTLFLDEKKYAPKGLGLNDQNYVDATIDYTLNYLKYPVWGMSPSSDPKGGYSEFGVKPLGTLGYKPGAITPHASFLALEFAPKEAIKNIRKMLDGWDAYGEYGFYDALDPMTKKVAYKYLSLDQGMILLSLNNYLNNGAIKKRFEADPIFEKGKELLSVENLFATSSENKQK
- a CDS encoding rubrerythrin family protein, which encodes MKSLKGTKTEKNLLKAFAGESQARNRYTYFAGKAKKEGYEQIAAVFADTADNEKEHAKRFFKFLEGGMVEITAAFPAGIIDTTLQNLKEAAAGENFEHSKLYPEFAAIAKEEDFEDIASAFNSVSVAERGHEQRYLKLAANIEKQEVFKKQKTIKWRCRNCGYMHEGSVPPEQCPACLHPKAFFEPSAENY
- a CDS encoding desulfoferrodoxin encodes the protein MTQAKGIYKCEVCGNIVEVLHLGGGELVCCGQPMKLVTENSVEASKEKHIPVIEVTSNGVKVKVGSIAHPMEEKHFIEWIEVNVDGKVCKKFLKPGDAPEAEFCVSGAKISARAYCNLHGLWKS
- a CDS encoding TlpA family protein disulfide reductase, yielding MKKLFTVCVSLMLFFIAGSFINLSAQVSPQGIAPDFTLSDTEGVTFTLSDLKGKTVLLSFGASWCPFCVEEVPVLIKIQENNKDKNFQLLAINLDSSINKAKKFKEKQRLNYPLLFDADNKVTNAYSVRGIPANFVVDEYGQVYSFGPDIESAQKQLNELIKQNKKINKSNKK